A DNA window from Rhipicephalus sanguineus isolate Rsan-2018 chromosome 8, BIME_Rsan_1.4, whole genome shotgun sequence contains the following coding sequences:
- the LOC119402046 gene encoding acetylcholinesterase, protein MTAVAALVFLLALASRAAAFDVETVTSLGIVGGSRFDVLDRTLEVYRGIPYAQPPLGPLRFRPPEPLQSWEGIVDATNRKIGCAQTLFNEVLTTGVELTEDCLHLNIWAPAERGQLPVPVLVSFHGGGFSYGSANTDVFDGAALAAKTGLVVVAPNYRLDILGFLDANSTEAPGNVGLMDQNMALKWVRDHIHHFGGDPSQVTIFGISAGGMSAHSHVLSPMSRGLYKRACLMSGTLNSPDFVEHVNDSISKGNIVARVVGCADDTTTLASNPESVVACLRTKTTNELLQAAAESFKTKIFTFLPTYPNQFMPKEPAVAVKEGSFNQADLIVGVTTDEGAVALLYPPRQELWGEMIEVMDDEFLNKSLREITFTWLKGNSTYNLEAYTAEARDKISLRRAYVDFISDRTFVCPMHYTAEGHSEGGQPVHSLVFSYRSAKSPLPAWMGAPHGEDVSYLYGAPLVHPEKYDARDASMSEALMNVLSTFARTGMPQLPEEKLWPTYTKHNPISVLFDKDNIAVVTGFRRQFCDAWRTNE, encoded by the exons ATGACGGCAGTGGCCGCTCTCGTGTTCCTTTTGGCCTTGGCCTCACGTGCCGCGGCCTTCGACGTGGAGACAGTCACTAGTCTGGGCATTGTTGGCGGAAGCCGTTTCGACGTGCTGGACCGTACATTGGAGGTGTATCGCGGGATTCCGTACGCGCAACCACCGCTGGGACCGCTACGCTTTCGTCCACCGGAACCTCTGCAAAGTTGGGAGGGCATAGTGGACGCCACGAACAGGAAGATTGGCTGCGCACAA ACCCTCTTTAATGAGGTCCTGACAACCGGCGTGGAGTTGACCGAGGACTGCCTACACCTGAACATATGGGCCCCTGCGGAACGCGGTCAGCTGCCTGTTCCTGTTCTCGTTTCTTTTCACGGTGGCGGCTTTTCGTACGGCTCGGCCAACACCGATGTTTTCGACGGCGCCGCCTTGGCCGCCAAGACTGGATTGGTCGTCGTCGCCCCTAACTACAGGCTCGACATTCTGGGGTTCCTGGACGCAAACTCCACAGAGGCACCCGGGAACGTGGGGCTGATGGACCAGAACATGGCCCTGAAGTGGGTACGGGATCACATCCACCACTTCGGGGGTGACCCTTCGCAAGTGACCATCTTCGGCATCAGCGCGGGAGGCATGAGCGCCCATTCTCACGTGCTTTCGCCGATGAGCAGGGGCCTCTACAAAAGGGCTTGCCTGATGAGCGGCACGCTGAACAGTCCAGATTTTGTCGAGCATGTAAACGACAGCATAAGCAAAGGCAACATTGTGGCACGGGTCGTCGGCTGCGCCGATGATACCACCACGTTGGCCTCAAATCCGGAATCGGTGGTGGCGTGCCTGCGAACCAAAACTACCAACGAACTCTTGCAGGCCGCAGCCGAAAGCTTCAAGACCAAGATATTCACATTTCTCCCGACATACCCGAACCAATTCATGCCCAAAGAACCTGCTGTAGCAGTGAAAGAAGGATCGTTCAACCAGGCCGATCTTATTGTCGGAGTGACCACGGACGAAGGAGCGGTGGCACTGCTGTACCCTCCCAGGCAGGAACTGTGGGGGGAGATGATCGAAGTTATGGACGACGAGTTCTTGAACAAATCTCTGCGCGAGATTACCTTCACCTGGTTGAAAGGAAACTCCACGTACAACCTCGAAGCTTACACGGCCGAGGCGCGAGACAAAATTTCCCTGAGACGCGCATACGTAGATTTCATATCAGACCGGACCTTTGTCTGCCCGATGCACTACACGGCCGAGGGTCATTCTGAAGGCGGCCAACCtgtgcactccctcgtcttttcgtACCGGTCAGCAAAGAGTCCCTTGCCAGCGTGGATGGGCGCTCCACACGGAGAAGACGTCAGCTACCTATACGGGGCTCCGCTCGTTCATCCGGAAAAATACGACGCCCGGGACGCCTCCATGTCCGAGGCATTAATGAATGTGCTGTCGACGTTTGCACGTACAGG GATGCCTCAGCTACCGGAGGAGAAGCTGTGGCCGACGTACACCAAGCATAACCCAATTTCCGTGCTATTCGACAAAGACAATATTGCTGTCGTCACTGGTTTCCGCAGACAGTTTTGCGATGCGTGGAGGACAAATGAGTAA